In Saccharothrix violaceirubra, the following are encoded in one genomic region:
- a CDS encoding EamA family transporter produces the protein MSAFAPTTAPRVAIGAAALAVGGVLLFLTSPGTREVLRDADRRLLAVGAVTVAGYASAFYPAVARTGVAVSTTIALATAPILLGARARPVVTAVAVVGCATLVLGAGGARLDLLGVVLALVAGLSYAVYPVATGKLIAQGFPARAVVGTMFGGAALVVWPIPVVLGLSWLTTPGGLAVVAHLAIVTTFTAYLLFALGLRHTSAAAATTLTLAEPAVAALLGVVVLDEHLPPISWLGMAVLTAALFALTRESSTRTP, from the coding sequence GTGAGCGCCTTCGCGCCCACGACCGCGCCACGCGTGGCGATCGGCGCCGCGGCGTTGGCCGTCGGCGGCGTCCTGCTGTTCCTTACTTCGCCCGGCACGCGAGAGGTGTTGCGCGACGCCGACCGCCGGCTGTTGGCGGTGGGCGCGGTCACCGTGGCGGGCTACGCGTCGGCCTTCTACCCCGCCGTGGCGCGGACCGGCGTCGCGGTGTCGACCACGATCGCCTTGGCCACCGCGCCGATCCTGCTGGGCGCCCGCGCCCGGCCGGTCGTCACAGCGGTGGCGGTGGTGGGATGCGCGACGCTGGTCCTGGGCGCGGGCGGTGCCCGGCTGGATCTCCTCGGCGTCGTACTGGCATTGGTCGCCGGGCTGTCCTACGCGGTCTACCCCGTGGCCACGGGGAAGCTGATCGCCCAAGGGTTCCCGGCCCGTGCCGTCGTGGGCACGATGTTCGGCGGCGCGGCCCTGGTGGTCTGGCCGATCCCCGTGGTCCTGGGCCTGTCGTGGCTGACCACGCCCGGCGGCCTGGCCGTGGTGGCACACCTGGCGATCGTCACCACGTTCACCGCGTACCTGCTGTTCGCCCTGGGCCTGCGGCACACCTCGGCCGCCGCCGCGACGACCCTGACACTGGCCGAACCCGCCGTCGCCGCCCTGCTGGGCGTCGTCGTCCTCGACGAACACCTGCCGCCGATCTCGTGGCTGGGCATGGCGGTCCTCACCGCGGCCCTGTTCGCCCTGACCCGCGAGTCCTCCACCCGGACACCCTGA
- a CDS encoding NF041680 family putative transposase, with amino-acid sequence MISVHHLDPRSALGALSGFRREFHRCLTRRADGLFELADAVLCADGPVRTLVGLSLAPEHRRGHGGLYDAVNNGRIEVDRLRDALAGTPLPRAADGRLVLAVDVSPWLRPDGATCPDRTFCHVYGRGRGEHRMIPGWPYSFVAALETGGTSWTALLDAVRLPPGADLAAVTAAQVRGVVQRLIAADQWRRGDPEILVVFDAGYDAPRIARLLEDLPVRVLGRMRSDRVLRRPGPPRVHNPLGGRFRKHGGEFVFGDPATWGAEDVLTRTDTRLYGTATAQAWNRLHPRLTRRAAWIDHSGPLPIVEGTVIRLTVERLPSGGVNKPVWLWCSDPDSGPVEVDRWWRAFLRRFDIEHTFRLLKQTLGWTRPRLRDPEAADRWTWLILAVHAQLRLARPLVADLRHPWERPAEPARLTPTRVRRGFRNLHMKIARPAAAPKPVRPGPGRPPGSKNRATAPRFDVGLVLATGRAHTRPAHHKKGTKPRRTG; translated from the coding sequence GTGATCAGTGTGCACCATCTCGACCCCAGATCGGCGCTCGGGGCGTTGTCCGGGTTCCGGCGGGAGTTCCACCGGTGTCTGACCCGTCGGGCGGACGGGTTGTTCGAGCTGGCCGACGCCGTGCTGTGCGCCGACGGACCGGTGCGGACCCTGGTGGGGTTGTCGTTGGCGCCCGAACACCGGCGTGGGCACGGTGGCCTCTACGACGCGGTCAACAACGGCCGCATCGAGGTCGACCGGCTACGCGACGCGCTGGCCGGGACGCCGTTGCCGCGGGCCGCGGACGGCCGCCTGGTGCTCGCGGTCGACGTCTCGCCGTGGTTGCGGCCGGACGGCGCGACCTGCCCGGACCGCACGTTCTGCCACGTCTACGGACGCGGCAGAGGCGAGCACCGCATGATCCCGGGATGGCCGTACTCGTTCGTGGCCGCGCTGGAGACCGGCGGCACGTCGTGGACCGCGCTGCTGGACGCGGTCCGGCTGCCGCCCGGCGCGGACCTCGCCGCGGTGACCGCCGCCCAGGTCCGCGGAGTGGTCCAACGGCTCATCGCCGCCGACCAGTGGCGCCGGGGTGATCCGGAGATCCTGGTGGTGTTCGACGCCGGTTACGACGCGCCCCGCATCGCCCGTCTGCTCGAGGACCTGCCGGTGCGGGTGCTGGGACGGATGCGGTCGGACCGGGTGCTGCGCCGCCCGGGCCCGCCCCGGGTCCACAACCCTCTGGGCGGACGGTTTCGCAAGCACGGCGGCGAGTTCGTCTTCGGCGACCCCGCCACCTGGGGCGCCGAGGACGTGCTGACCCGCACCGACACCCGTCTCTACGGCACCGCCACCGCACAGGCCTGGAACCGGCTGCACCCGCGACTGACCCGCCGGGCCGCCTGGATCGACCACAGTGGACCGCTGCCGATCGTCGAGGGCACCGTGATCCGACTGACGGTGGAGCGCCTGCCCTCCGGCGGGGTGAACAAACCGGTCTGGCTGTGGTGTTCCGATCCCGACTCCGGCCCGGTCGAGGTCGACCGCTGGTGGCGGGCGTTCCTGCGGCGCTTCGACATCGAGCACACCTTCCGTCTGCTCAAGCAGACGCTCGGCTGGACCAGACCCAGGCTGCGCGATCCCGAGGCCGCCGACCGCTGGACCTGGCTGATCCTGGCCGTCCACGCACAACTGCGCCTGGCCCGCCCGCTGGTCGCCGACCTGCGCCACCCCTGGGAACGACCCGCCGAACCCGCCAGGCTCACCCCGACCCGCGTCCGGCGCGGGTTCCGCAACCTCCACATGAAGATCGCCCGCCCAGCGGCTGCACCGAAACCGGTCCGCCCCGGACCGGGACGACCTCCCGGCTCGAAGAACCGCGCCACCGCACCGCGCTTCGACGTCGGACTCGTCCTGGCCACTGGACGGGCACATACCCGACCGGCCCACCACAAGAAGGGCACCAAACCCCGCCGAACAGGTTAA
- a CDS encoding serine hydrolase domain-containing protein — protein MDTDLISRRLSALAHDHRVPGAQLAVSHAGETWHREVNLTPGAAVPIGSITKTCTATVAMALVSDGDLELDAPLGDHLPEAPDALTLRHLLSHTGGLPSDQEDVRATSLRRYVRETVRSLDPLHRPGAGFSYSNIGYVLVGHLIEIATGMTWWEAMEEVLLRPLGLRAHFTVGRDTDRSIASGHAVNAATGRVVPVRQSLAVVDAPAGALAASASDLVAFGRMLAGGEPHLVSASDLALMRTPVDDAEPFGMADGWGLGLALYERDGSTWVGHDGTADGTSCHLRIDPESGTVVALTTTGSTGFALWRDLVGDLSDAGLPVADYDPLRGMALPIPPPRDCAGHFRNGDTEYRVRPAGEEVLELTVDGEPFADLSLFDNLVFAMRDSDTGDTSQTGRFLRDPRGGGIEWIQIGGRLARRQVREMA, from the coding sequence ATGGACACCGACCTGATCTCCCGACGATTAAGCGCGCTCGCGCACGACCACCGGGTGCCCGGCGCCCAGCTCGCGGTCAGCCACGCCGGGGAGACGTGGCATCGAGAGGTGAACCTCACACCGGGGGCCGCGGTCCCGATCGGTTCGATCACCAAGACCTGCACGGCGACCGTCGCCATGGCCCTGGTCTCCGACGGCGACCTCGAACTCGACGCGCCGCTGGGCGACCACCTGCCCGAGGCGCCGGACGCGCTGACCCTGCGCCACCTGCTCAGCCACACCGGCGGCCTCCCCTCGGACCAGGAGGACGTGCGGGCGACGTCGCTGCGCCGCTACGTGCGCGAGACCGTCCGCTCACTCGACCCGCTGCACCGGCCCGGCGCCGGGTTCTCCTACTCCAACATCGGCTACGTCCTGGTCGGCCACCTGATCGAGATCGCGACGGGGATGACCTGGTGGGAGGCCATGGAAGAGGTGCTGCTGCGACCACTCGGCCTGCGCGCGCACTTCACCGTGGGCCGGGACACCGACCGGTCGATCGCCTCCGGCCACGCGGTCAACGCGGCCACCGGGCGCGTGGTGCCGGTCCGCCAGTCGCTGGCCGTCGTGGACGCGCCCGCGGGCGCGCTCGCGGCTTCGGCCTCGGACCTCGTCGCCTTCGGGCGCATGCTCGCGGGCGGGGAACCGCACCTGGTGTCCGCGTCCGACCTCGCGCTCATGCGCACGCCGGTCGACGACGCCGAGCCGTTCGGCATGGCCGACGGCTGGGGTCTGGGCCTGGCGCTCTACGAGCGGGACGGCTCGACGTGGGTCGGCCACGACGGCACCGCCGACGGCACCTCGTGCCACCTGCGAATCGACCCGGAAAGCGGCACGGTGGTCGCGCTGACGACGACCGGCAGCACCGGGTTCGCGCTGTGGCGCGACCTGGTCGGCGATTTGTCCGACGCCGGGCTGCCGGTCGCGGATTACGACCCGTTGCGCGGAATGGCGCTGCCCATCCCCCCGCCGAGGGACTGCGCCGGGCACTTTCGAAACGGCGATACGGAATACCGCGTCCGACCCGCGGGCGAAGAGGTGCTGGAACTCACAGTCGACGGCGAGCCGTTCGCGGACCTGTCGCTGTTCGACAACCTCGTGTTCGCCATGCGGGATTCCGACACGGGCGACACCAGCCAGACCGGGCGTTTCCTCCGGGACCCGCGGGGCGGCGGGATCGAATGGATTCAGATCGGCGGCAGGCTCGCCCGCAGGCAAGTCCGGGAAATGGCTTGA
- a CDS encoding YceI family protein, whose product MSTLTDQIPGYIAGTWVIDPVHSDVSFVVRHLGVSKVRGHFSAFEGTIVTGADPLTSTVTATIETASVDTRNGQRDAHVRGDDFLDADNHPELTFVSTGVRAVDGGFLVDGDLTLRGVTKTVTLELEPNGFGDGMQGGKVAGFSASTEINRRDFGVTGGPAGAVVGDKITILLEIEATLQEG is encoded by the coding sequence ATGAGCACCCTGACCGACCAGATCCCCGGCTACATCGCGGGCACGTGGGTGATCGACCCGGTGCACTCCGACGTCTCCTTCGTCGTCCGCCACCTGGGCGTGTCGAAAGTCCGCGGCCACTTCTCGGCCTTCGAGGGCACGATCGTGACCGGCGCGGACCCGTTGACGTCCACCGTCACCGCCACGATCGAGACGGCGTCGGTCGACACCCGCAACGGCCAGCGCGACGCCCACGTCCGCGGCGACGACTTCCTCGACGCCGACAACCACCCGGAGCTGACCTTCGTGTCCACCGGCGTGCGCGCGGTCGACGGCGGGTTCCTCGTGGACGGCGACCTGACGCTGCGCGGCGTGACCAAGACCGTGACGCTGGAGCTGGAGCCCAACGGGTTCGGCGACGGCATGCAGGGCGGCAAGGTCGCGGGCTTCTCCGCGAGCACCGAGATCAACCGGCGCGACTTCGGCGTGACCGGCGGCCCGGCCGGCGCCGTCGTCGGCGACAAGATCACGATCCTGCTGGAGATCGAGGCCACCCTCCAGGAGGGCTGA
- a CDS encoding ATP-binding protein, which produces MNGQTEQVDDLRLVALPTAINVADLFVRFSLGEWRLRTMQDEAAQTARRLVGAAVDVADPKKPGLLLIRLRLSGGHLAVEVEGGRVALPPELTGGRAGLVALTAGGHLAWCELPLPSGMNAAAVPLPRREPRRSPAAEAMGDEPAVDPEVIQRILHSLGGSTERRPE; this is translated from the coding sequence GTGAACGGTCAGACCGAGCAGGTCGACGACCTCCGACTCGTCGCGTTGCCCACCGCGATCAACGTCGCGGACCTGTTCGTGCGGTTCTCGCTCGGCGAGTGGCGTCTGCGCACCATGCAGGACGAGGCGGCCCAGACCGCCCGTCGGCTCGTGGGCGCGGCCGTGGACGTCGCCGACCCGAAGAAGCCCGGTCTCCTGCTGATCCGCCTGCGGCTGTCCGGCGGCCACCTCGCGGTGGAGGTCGAGGGTGGCCGCGTGGCGCTGCCGCCGGAGTTGACCGGCGGTCGGGCGGGGCTGGTGGCCCTCACCGCCGGCGGCCACCTGGCGTGGTGCGAACTGCCCCTGCCGTCGGGCATGAACGCCGCCGCGGTGCCGTTGCCCCGCCGCGAGCCGCGCCGCTCCCCCGCCGCCGAGGCGATGGGGGACGAGCCCGCCGTGGACCCCGAGGTCATCCAGCGCATCCTGCACAGCCTCGGCGGCTCGACCGAGCGTCGGCCCGAGTAG
- a CDS encoding GTP pyrophosphokinase — METGVADDLLRRSLVVYKFAVEELMTKLRILSEEFDLVHRHDPIEHITQRVKRPDAILDKLRRKGLEPDLALAAEHLDDVAGVRVVCPFVSDVYRVRDMLARQSDVEILLTKDYIAAPKPNGYRSLHLIVRIPVFLSDRVEHVKVEVQLRTIAMDFWATLEHKLYYKYDDHVPAGFVEELTTTAAIAAELDERMESLHLKVHRDEN, encoded by the coding sequence ATGGAGACCGGGGTCGCCGACGACCTGCTGAGGCGCTCCCTCGTCGTGTACAAGTTCGCGGTCGAGGAGCTGATGACGAAGCTGCGCATCCTCAGCGAGGAGTTCGACCTCGTCCACCGCCACGACCCCATCGAGCACATCACCCAGCGCGTGAAGCGACCCGACGCGATCCTGGACAAGTTGCGGCGCAAGGGACTCGAGCCCGACCTGGCGCTGGCCGCCGAGCACCTCGACGACGTGGCGGGCGTGCGCGTGGTGTGCCCGTTCGTCTCCGACGTGTACCGGGTGCGGGACATGCTGGCCCGGCAGAGCGACGTGGAGATCCTGCTCACGAAGGACTACATCGCGGCGCCCAAGCCCAACGGCTACCGCAGCCTGCACCTCATCGTGCGCATCCCGGTGTTCCTGTCCGACCGCGTCGAGCACGTCAAGGTCGAGGTGCAGCTGCGCACCATCGCCATGGACTTCTGGGCCACGTTGGAGCACAAGCTCTACTACAAGTACGACGACCACGTGCCCGCGGGCTTCGTCGAGGAGTTGACCACCACGGCCGCGATCGCCGCCGAACTCGACGAGCGCATGGAGTCGCTGCACCTGAAGGTCCACCGCGACGAGAACTAG